The following are encoded together in the Pseudanabaena sp. FACHB-2040 genome:
- a CDS encoding protein-glutamate O-methyltransferase CheR, producing MQELEDIEIQLLLEGIYRYYGFDFRNYAMASLKRRIWNVVRAERLSTISELLARLLHEPDCMERFLLGLTVNVTSMFRDPEFYRAFRAKAVPLLKSCPFIRIWHAGCSTGEEVYSLAILLHEEGLYSRCRIYATDMNEQVLRQAKTGVFPLEVMQKYTQLYLKAGGKQSFSQYYTVAYDSVIFRSFLKEKIVFSMHNLVTDTSFNEFNVILCRNVLIYFNRQLQNQVHKLLYESLAPFGIVGLGKGETLLNTPCAPYYKTLDGSEKLYQRVA from the coding sequence ATGCAGGAACTCGAAGACATCGAAATTCAGCTTCTCTTGGAGGGCATCTACCGCTACTACGGGTTTGACTTTCGAAACTATGCAATGGCTTCTCTAAAACGACGGATTTGGAATGTGGTTCGGGCCGAGCGGCTCAGTACGATTTCTGAGCTGCTGGCGCGATTGCTGCATGAACCAGACTGTATGGAGCGATTTCTTCTGGGGTTAACCGTAAACGTTACGTCGATGTTTCGCGATCCGGAGTTTTATCGGGCTTTTCGGGCCAAGGCCGTGCCGCTCCTAAAAAGCTGTCCCTTCATTCGCATTTGGCATGCAGGCTGCTCAACAGGAGAAGAAGTTTATTCCCTGGCCATTTTGCTGCATGAAGAAGGGCTGTATTCTCGCTGCCGTATCTACGCAACAGATATGAATGAACAGGTATTGCGGCAAGCTAAGACAGGCGTATTCCCGCTAGAGGTCATGCAGAAATACACGCAGCTCTATCTCAAAGCCGGAGGGAAGCAGTCATTTTCGCAATATTACACAGTGGCCTATGACAGCGTCATCTTTCGCTCTTTTCTCAAGGAAAAGATTGTTTTCTCGATGCACAACCTGGTTACAGATACGTCATTTAATGAGTTCAACGTGATTCTGTGTCGTAACGTGTTGATTTACTTTAATCGGCAGCTCCAAAATCAGGTGCACAAGCTTCTATACGAGAGCCTGGCCCCATTTGGCATTGTAGGACTGGGGAAAGGAGAAACGCTGCTTAACACGCCCTGCGCGCCGTATTACAAAACATTAGATGGGTCTGAAAAGCTTTACCAGAGGGTAGCCTAA
- a CDS encoding Uma2 family endonuclease: protein MNNLQTKSLINNWIVASWNEYVHTISNPTYEQAKGYYYKGHMRIEMSPVSFDHDKDQVVIIFAVNLFAALKGIPATGLDTTTLRKTGVRECQPDVSYYLSDRAQAIPSGTGIVNLDQYPAPNLVIEIARTSLLDDVGTKRALYEELGVSEYWMVDVQNAQLLAYAVADQGSQRIQTSQVLPGLTLAVVEEALRRSRETDQSQVGTWLLNQFQQ from the coding sequence GTGAATAATTTACAAACTAAATCACTCATCAATAACTGGATTGTTGCCTCCTGGAATGAGTATGTTCATACAATCTCAAATCCAACTTATGAACAGGCAAAGGGGTATTACTACAAGGGACACATGAGGATCGAAATGTCGCCAGTTAGCTTTGATCACGACAAAGATCAGGTGGTGATCATTTTTGCGGTGAATTTATTTGCGGCACTCAAAGGAATTCCGGCGACTGGGCTAGATACGACAACGCTGCGTAAAACAGGTGTGCGCGAATGTCAGCCGGATGTGTCCTATTACCTTAGCGATCGCGCTCAAGCTATCCCGTCTGGAACGGGGATTGTGAATCTAGATCAATATCCCGCACCCAATTTAGTGATTGAGATTGCTAGGACTTCGTTACTGGATGACGTGGGTACCAAGCGGGCCTTGTATGAGGAGTTGGGTGTGAGTGAATATTGGATGGTGGATGTGCAAAATGCTCAGCTGCTCGCTTACGCTGTGGCTGATCAGGGCAGTCAGCGGATTCAGACATCCCAGGTATTGCCGGGGCTAACCCTGGCGGTTGTAGAAGAAGCGCTGCGACGCAGCCGAGAAACCGACCAATCCCAGGTGGGAACCTGGCTGTTGAACCAATTTCAGCAGTAG
- a CDS encoding GAF domain-containing protein, which produces MLNFIDALPNSSANPAPFPENEVDRLAALRRYSILDTPPEAAFDRITALAARLFNVPITLVSLVDESRGWFKSAYGFDLQEVERDATICSLALLSDEVLVIPDTRQDERLACNPFVQSESGLRFYAGAPLLTQDGFNLGTLCLIDTQPRPALSDEQVSILADLAAMVMDELELRLAARKIAQLDAALLEVTQGVSTATGEAFLAALAQHFTKALGVDYAYIGLIDGDNLEAITTAAACAKGEIIENFGYLLQDTPCREVLLQRKLCCYPSGVQALFPHAPLLAPLGVDSYAAIPFFDSAGTPIGLLSVMNGKPLEHVQLTESLLTIFALRVATELERQQTEAARQQAQQTLETLIEQRTSELSQANQQLQLEVTERQQAEAALYQEQELLKVLLDNVQAGIVACDAEGRLTLFNRVAREFHGLPPQPLPPERWAAHYDLYRPDGKTPLPLDEIPLFQALQGQSVKNVEMVIAPKQGAPRTLLASGQVIVDAQGQQQGAVAVMHDITERKQAEAERARLNRQQVEEQVARLEAETDQRRSAFLADISTALASSLKYEQTLANVADLAVPFFADWCAIDLLQDNRIIQRVAVAHHNPEKVQLAWDLHQRYPKRLEEAEGIAKVLRTGQPEVMPIVSDAALASVAQDAEHLRILRELGLKSAIVSPLIARGQILGAITFVTAESERRYSETDCILAEDVAHRAAIAIDNARLYQEAQKAQQAAERSAERITRLQSVTAALSESLTPAEVSEVIADQGMAALGAEFAMVALLDERARELEVVRSVGVDSRQLEGWQRFPLSTAVPLAEAVRTGQPIWAEPPEVRAARYPHLAAYYEQHPLKTWISVPLMTEGRAVGGISFGFMKPPYLVEEQQAFILSLAQQYAQAIVRTHLYEAEREARTQAESANRVKDEFLAVLSHELRSPLNPIMGWAKLLRTRKLDAAKTDHALATIERNAKLQTELIEDLLDVSRILQGKLSLTMSPVNLAETIQSALETIRSTAAIKSIEVRSEGIGDRSTDLADSSLLSPPSSPLFVLGDSARLHQVLWNLLTNAVKFTPAGGRVEVVLSLVTSQGAQVEEAAANDLSLKRQDTFAQITVSDTGKGIASEFLPHVFDYFRQADSTTTRQFGGLGLGLAIVRHLVELHGGTVQAESPGEGQGATFTVRLPALKDERIGVKNDPVSPLPTAPGLQPLPGVHVLLVDDEADARDLMAFVLEEAGATATIAASAAAALTLLPQVQPDIVISDIGMPEMDGYMLIRAIRQLPPEQGGQVPAIALTAYAGEIDRQQAIAAGFQRHLAKPVVPNDLVEAIKALVEETALQRAVT; this is translated from the coding sequence TTGCTAAACTTCATTGATGCCTTGCCCAACTCATCCGCTAACCCTGCACCCTTTCCAGAGAACGAAGTTGATAGATTAGCTGCCCTGCGCCGCTATAGCATTCTTGATACTCCGCCAGAAGCAGCTTTTGACCGCATTACTGCCCTGGCAGCTCGCCTGTTTAATGTGCCGATCACCCTGGTTTCGCTGGTAGATGAGTCGCGAGGTTGGTTTAAGTCGGCCTATGGCTTTGACCTACAGGAGGTGGAGCGAGATGCGACCATCTGCAGTCTGGCTCTGCTATCGGATGAGGTACTGGTTATTCCCGACACTCGGCAAGATGAGCGCTTAGCCTGCAATCCCTTTGTCCAGAGCGAATCAGGTTTACGCTTCTATGCAGGTGCGCCCCTGCTGACCCAGGATGGCTTTAACCTAGGCACCCTTTGCCTGATCGATACCCAACCCCGCCCTGCCTTGAGCGATGAGCAGGTAAGCATCTTGGCAGACTTGGCAGCCATGGTGATGGATGAGCTGGAATTGCGGCTGGCAGCCCGTAAGATAGCCCAGCTAGATGCCGCCCTGCTGGAGGTGACGCAGGGTGTCTCTACCGCGACGGGGGAAGCTTTTTTGGCAGCATTGGCGCAGCACTTTACAAAGGCGCTGGGGGTTGATTACGCCTATATTGGCCTGATAGATGGCGACAACCTAGAAGCGATTACTACCGCTGCTGCCTGCGCTAAGGGTGAAATCATCGAAAATTTTGGGTACTTGCTGCAAGATACGCCCTGCCGGGAAGTGCTGCTGCAGCGCAAGCTCTGCTGTTACCCCAGTGGAGTACAGGCGCTCTTTCCCCATGCGCCGCTGCTGGCCCCCTTAGGGGTAGACAGCTATGCGGCCATTCCGTTTTTTGACTCAGCTGGCACGCCGATTGGGCTACTGAGCGTGATGAACGGTAAACCTCTGGAACACGTTCAGCTAACTGAATCTCTGCTGACCATCTTTGCCCTGCGAGTGGCCACCGAGCTAGAACGGCAGCAAACCGAGGCTGCCCGACAGCAAGCGCAGCAAACGCTAGAAACCCTGATTGAACAGCGCACGAGTGAACTCTCTCAGGCAAACCAGCAGCTCCAGCTAGAGGTGACTGAGCGACAGCAGGCCGAAGCTGCCCTGTATCAGGAACAAGAACTGCTTAAGGTGCTGCTCGACAACGTGCAGGCGGGCATTGTAGCCTGCGACGCCGAAGGCCGGTTGACCCTGTTTAACCGGGTTGCCCGAGAGTTTCATGGCTTGCCGCCGCAGCCTTTGCCGCCAGAGCGATGGGCGGCCCACTATGATCTGTATCGGCCCGACGGCAAAACGCCACTGCCCCTAGACGAAATTCCTCTGTTCCAAGCGCTGCAGGGACAGAGTGTGAAGAATGTTGAGATGGTAATCGCGCCGAAGCAGGGCGCTCCGCGCACGCTGCTGGCTAGCGGTCAGGTGATTGTCGATGCCCAGGGCCAGCAGCAGGGGGCTGTGGCCGTGATGCACGACATTACAGAGCGCAAGCAGGCAGAAGCAGAGCGGGCTCGGCTGAATCGGCAACAAGTTGAAGAGCAAGTTGCTCGCTTGGAGGCCGAAACTGACCAGCGCCGCTCAGCCTTTTTAGCTGATATCAGTACGGCTCTGGCGTCGTCTTTGAAATATGAGCAAACTCTGGCTAATGTAGCCGATCTGGCGGTTCCGTTTTTTGCCGACTGGTGTGCAATTGATCTGCTGCAAGACAATCGGATCATTCAACGGGTTGCAGTGGCTCATCACAACCCCGAAAAGGTTCAGCTAGCTTGGGATCTGCATCAGCGATATCCTAAAAGGCTGGAGGAGGCGGAGGGCATTGCTAAGGTTTTGCGAACCGGGCAGCCTGAAGTTATGCCGATCGTTTCCGATGCTGCATTGGCGAGCGTAGCTCAAGATGCTGAGCACCTGCGGATTTTGCGCGAACTGGGCTTAAAGTCTGCCATCGTCTCGCCCCTGATTGCCCGAGGTCAGATTTTGGGGGCTATTACCTTTGTGACAGCCGAATCGGAACGCCGCTACAGCGAAACTGACTGCATATTGGCTGAAGATGTTGCCCATAGAGCTGCGATCGCAATTGACAATGCCCGCCTCTATCAAGAAGCCCAAAAGGCCCAGCAGGCGGCAGAACGCTCAGCCGAGCGCATTACCCGGCTGCAGTCGGTAACAGCCGCTTTATCGGAATCGCTCACCCCGGCTGAGGTGTCTGAAGTCATTGCCGATCAGGGCATGGCGGCCCTAGGGGCTGAATTTGCCATGGTGGCCCTGCTAGATGAACGCGCCCGTGAACTGGAGGTAGTGCGGTCGGTGGGAGTTGACTCTCGTCAGCTCGAAGGCTGGCAGCGGTTTCCCCTAAGTACGGCAGTGCCTTTGGCAGAGGCCGTACGCACCGGGCAACCGATCTGGGCCGAACCGCCAGAGGTTCGAGCTGCTCGCTACCCCCACCTGGCAGCATACTATGAGCAGCACCCTCTCAAGACCTGGATCTCGGTGCCGCTGATGACCGAGGGGCGGGCAGTGGGGGGCATCTCCTTTGGGTTTATGAAGCCGCCCTATCTGGTAGAGGAGCAGCAGGCGTTTATCCTGTCGCTGGCGCAGCAGTATGCCCAAGCCATTGTCCGCACCCACCTTTACGAGGCCGAACGCGAGGCCCGCACTCAGGCTGAGTCGGCCAATCGAGTGAAAGATGAATTTCTGGCAGTTTTGTCACACGAGTTGCGATCGCCCCTCAACCCGATCATGGGCTGGGCTAAGCTACTGCGCACCCGAAAGTTAGATGCGGCCAAAACAGACCACGCGCTAGCCACGATCGAGCGCAACGCTAAGCTGCAAACCGAACTGATCGAAGACTTGCTGGATGTCTCTCGCATTCTGCAGGGCAAGCTCAGTCTCACGATGAGCCCGGTCAATCTAGCTGAGACCATTCAATCGGCCCTCGAAACCATACGATCTACAGCCGCCATCAAGTCCATAGAAGTCAGGAGTGAGGGGATAGGAGATAGAAGTACAGATCTGGCAGACTCTTCTCTCCTCTCTCCTCCCTCCTCCCCCCTCTTCGTCCTGGGAGATTCGGCTCGGCTCCACCAAGTTTTGTGGAACTTGCTGACGAATGCCGTTAAATTCACGCCAGCCGGCGGCCGGGTTGAAGTGGTGCTGTCTTTAGTCACAAGTCAGGGGGCCCAGGTAGAAGAGGCTGCAGCTAATGATTTAAGTCTCAAGCGCCAAGACACATTTGCTCAAATTACCGTCAGCGACACTGGCAAAGGCATTGCTTCAGAATTTTTGCCCCATGTCTTTGACTACTTCCGGCAGGCAGATTCGACGACGACGCGGCAGTTTGGGGGGCTGGGTCTGGGGCTAGCAATTGTTCGACACCTGGTAGAGCTGCATGGCGGCACCGTGCAGGCAGAGAGTCCGGGAGAGGGCCAGGGAGCGACTTTTACCGTTCGCTTACCAGCGCTCAAAGATGAGAGGATCGGGGTAAAGAATGACCCTGTCAGCCCTCTGCCTACCGCCCCCGGCCTACAGCCGCTGCCGGGGGTGCACGTTTTGCTTGTAGACGACGAGGCAGATGCCCGAGACTTAATGGCTTTTGTGCTAGAAGAAGCGGGCGCAACAGCCACAATCGCAGCCTCGGCTGCTGCGGCCCTAACCCTCCTGCCCCAGGTACAGCCCGATATCGTGATCAGCGATATTGGCATGCCGGAGATGGATGGCTACATGCTAATTCGAGCCATTCGGCAGTTGCCGCCAGAACAGGGCGGCCAGGTTCCAGCCATTGCCTTGACGGCCTATGCAGGAGAGATTGATCGCCAGCAGGCGATCGCTGCCGGATTTCAGCGTCACCTGGCAAAACCTGTAGTCCCCAACGACTTGGTAGAGGCCATCAAAGCTTTAGTCGAAGAGACTGCTCTGCAAAGAGCCGTGACCTAA
- a CDS encoding ATP-binding protein, which translates to MGEQRHTYWNSIHAKLFVTYLLVAALGTTFLGSYIMWSFHQYFMRTRQADLESLTDAVGEDVADALEAQDLQEVDLIVQRFGAPETVTLRVFDPQGDLLATSDPRDQQITAWLQIPGMQEAQQSQLVRGVAKGVLSDEDRLYIARPIIRNNQLLGILRMSITLQQFQRQFATVIWTVVGTLLLTILLCALISDRFARSLSRPVEKMRTFAIRMGSGRFGDTLVIRQSNELDQLAVELNRMSERLASLDQERRAFLANVSHELRTPISNVQVTVEALKSGAYEEPELRDRFFQTIEDETKRLSRLIHDLLDLGRLEAGVTQLEKQTVFLPDLVDRAVRAISSRAQSAKVSVQVEAADLKIHGDPERLLQAILNILDNALKHSPPDSEILIVARRQGKQAHLTIQDQGKGIADSDLPRIFEQFYTTDPSRKGSGVGLGLAIAKRIVEAHGGSITVDSETRQGATFTLCLPYQAV; encoded by the coding sequence ATGGGGGAGCAGCGTCACACCTACTGGAACTCGATCCATGCCAAGCTGTTTGTCACCTACCTGCTAGTGGCAGCTTTGGGAACGACTTTCCTGGGAAGCTACATCATGTGGTCGTTCCACCAGTATTTTATGCGAACCCGGCAGGCCGACTTAGAAAGTTTGACAGATGCTGTTGGGGAAGATGTTGCTGACGCCTTAGAAGCGCAGGACCTTCAGGAAGTAGACCTGATCGTGCAGCGCTTTGGAGCCCCAGAAACCGTCACGCTGCGGGTGTTTGATCCTCAGGGCGATCTTTTGGCAACCTCCGATCCGCGCGATCAGCAGATTACGGCCTGGCTCCAGATTCCTGGAATGCAGGAGGCACAGCAAAGTCAGCTGGTGAGAGGCGTTGCTAAGGGGGTTCTCTCTGACGAAGACCGTCTTTACATTGCCCGCCCAATTATTCGCAATAATCAGCTGCTCGGCATTTTGCGGATGTCGATTACGCTACAGCAGTTCCAGCGGCAGTTTGCCACGGTGATCTGGACCGTCGTTGGCACCCTGCTGCTGACCATTTTGCTGTGTGCTCTGATTAGCGATCGCTTTGCCCGCAGCCTGTCTAGACCCGTAGAAAAAATGCGTACCTTCGCCATTCGCATGGGTAGCGGTCGCTTTGGCGATACACTCGTCATTCGCCAGAGCAATGAGCTGGATCAGCTGGCGGTAGAGCTCAACCGCATGAGTGAGCGCCTAGCCTCTCTCGATCAGGAGCGCAGAGCCTTTTTGGCCAACGTTTCTCACGAGCTGCGCACCCCCATTAGCAATGTTCAGGTTACGGTTGAAGCGCTCAAAAGTGGGGCCTACGAAGAACCGGAACTGCGCGATCGCTTCTTTCAAACTATTGAAGACGAAACTAAGCGTTTGTCGCGGCTGATTCACGATCTGCTAGATCTAGGGCGGCTAGAAGCAGGGGTAACTCAGCTCGAAAAGCAAACTGTTTTTCTCCCTGACCTAGTTGATCGAGCTGTTAGAGCCATTAGTTCTCGCGCTCAATCGGCCAAAGTTTCAGTTCAGGTCGAGGCAGCTGACCTAAAAATTCACGGAGATCCAGAGCGTCTGCTGCAGGCGATTTTGAACATACTGGACAATGCCCTCAAACATTCTCCCCCAGACTCTGAGATTTTGATTGTCGCCCGCAGGCAGGGCAAGCAGGCACACCTAACCATTCAAGACCAGGGAAAGGGCATCGCCGACTCTGATTTGCCCCGTATTTTTGAGCAGTTTTATACCACCGATCCTTCCCGCAAGGGCAGTGGGGTTGGCTTGGGGCTTGCGATCGCAAAACGAATTGTCGAAGCCCACGGCGGCAGCATTACTGTCGACAGCGAAACCCGTCAGGGAGCGACTTTCACCCTTTGCCTGCCCTATCAGGCTGTCTGA
- a CDS encoding response regulator: MPHVLLVDDEAPLRESLTYTLRKEGFEVTTAEDGQSAIKQFHKRVPDIILLDLMLPEVDGMEVCWRIRAFSNVPIVMLTAKDHDSDKIRGLEAGADDYMTKPFNTRELVARIRSVLRRHAATP, translated from the coding sequence ATTCCTCATGTTCTGCTGGTTGATGACGAAGCACCCCTGCGGGAAAGCCTAACGTATACCTTGAGAAAGGAAGGCTTTGAGGTCACTACAGCGGAAGACGGGCAAAGCGCAATCAAGCAATTTCACAAGCGAGTTCCAGATATTATTCTGCTCGACCTAATGCTGCCGGAAGTCGACGGCATGGAAGTCTGCTGGCGAATTCGAGCTTTCTCCAACGTGCCGATTGTGATGCTGACAGCCAAAGACCATGACAGTGACAAAATCCGGGGCTTGGAAGCTGGGGCCGACGACTACATGACCAAACCTTTCAACACCCGCGAACTCGTAGCCCGCATTCGTTCAGTGCTGCGACGTCACGCGGCTACACCCTAA
- a CDS encoding response regulator, which produces MLSDFTVNVLLVDDHPENLAALEAMLERPGQNLVKARSGEEALRCLLNQDFAVILLDVQMPGIDGFETATLIRQRERSCHTPIIFLTAFSTGETSAFTGYALGAVDYLLKPINPAVLTSKVAVFVDLFKKTMEVQRQAAQLTLINDELRRSEERFRSLSACSPIGIFLTDTNGRCTYTNPSCQAICGFRLEDNWKLGWSMFMHPEDRDRVLPDWLDFMHKGWAYSTEFRICTPDRDVRWVQVRTSPMLSDNGQLLGQVGTIEDISERKQAEAIHEQMIREQAARQQAEAANRMKDEFLMLVSHELRTPLNATLGWSRLLLTRELDEETITRALETINRNACSQAKLIEDLLDVSKLMQGKLRLAICPVSLTTLLGFVLETIRPLVDAKSIHVETQLDAAMGKVLGDPERLQQVMLNLLSNAIKFTPEGGRVTVGLSAVSDGAVRDKGFAELTVTDTGIGIPADFLPHVFDRFRQADSTTTRVYGGLGLGLAIAYHLVELHGGKICADSQGEGQGSTFTVRLPLALTPNSLQPAEAGPCAPQTDLPGVLPSLAHTQVLLVEDHDDNRDFIATVLEGAGAQVMAAASVKEALQCLEQSIPDVLISDISLPDADGYGLIGQVKVLEAERQVSIPAIALSAHSRQEDRLQALAAGFLLYITKPVEPDTLVAVVAQVSGATAPEKGSVLPL; this is translated from the coding sequence ATGCTGTCAGACTTTACTGTAAATGTGCTCCTGGTAGACGATCATCCAGAAAACCTGGCTGCCCTAGAGGCCATGCTCGAACGGCCGGGTCAAAATTTGGTCAAGGCGCGCTCAGGCGAAGAAGCGCTACGGTGCTTGTTGAATCAAGACTTTGCCGTAATTTTGCTGGATGTGCAGATGCCGGGCATTGATGGGTTTGAAACAGCAACCTTGATTCGTCAGCGAGAGCGGTCATGCCATACGCCTATTATTTTTCTGACTGCTTTTAGTACGGGCGAAACGTCAGCCTTTACGGGCTATGCATTGGGGGCAGTAGACTACCTGCTCAAGCCGATTAATCCAGCCGTTCTCACCTCTAAGGTGGCCGTTTTTGTAGACCTGTTTAAAAAGACGATGGAGGTGCAGCGTCAGGCGGCTCAGCTGACGCTGATTAACGATGAGTTGAGACGCAGCGAGGAACGGTTTCGCTCTCTGAGTGCCTGTTCTCCCATCGGCATTTTTCTCACCGATACAAACGGTCGCTGCACCTACACCAATCCCAGCTGTCAAGCGATCTGCGGCTTTCGGTTAGAGGATAACTGGAAGTTGGGCTGGTCCATGTTTATGCATCCTGAAGATCGCGATCGCGTTTTGCCAGACTGGCTCGACTTTATGCACAAGGGCTGGGCCTATTCCACCGAGTTTCGCATTTGTACGCCCGATAGGGATGTGCGCTGGGTGCAGGTGCGCACCTCCCCGATGCTGTCGGATAATGGGCAGCTGTTGGGTCAGGTTGGCACGATTGAGGATATTTCTGAGCGCAAGCAGGCTGAAGCTATCCATGAGCAGATGATTCGGGAACAGGCTGCGCGGCAGCAGGCTGAAGCTGCCAACCGCATGAAAGATGAATTTTTGATGCTGGTCTCCCACGAGCTGCGCACGCCACTCAATGCAACCTTGGGCTGGTCTCGCTTACTGCTCACCCGAGAACTGGATGAAGAAACGATCACTCGGGCCTTGGAGACGATTAATCGCAATGCCTGCTCCCAGGCCAAGCTGATCGAAGATCTGCTAGACGTTTCTAAACTGATGCAGGGTAAACTGCGGCTGGCAATTTGCCCTGTGAGTTTAACGACTTTGCTGGGCTTTGTGCTGGAGACGATCCGGCCATTGGTTGATGCCAAATCGATTCACGTTGAAACTCAGCTCGATGCGGCAATGGGCAAAGTTTTGGGCGACCCGGAGCGGCTTCAGCAAGTTATGCTGAATCTGCTCTCTAATGCCATTAAATTCACCCCTGAAGGGGGGCGAGTGACGGTAGGGTTGTCAGCGGTTAGCGATGGAGCCGTCAGAGATAAAGGGTTTGCTGAGCTGACGGTTACTGATACGGGGATTGGCATTCCGGCTGATTTTTTGCCGCACGTGTTTGATCGCTTTCGTCAGGCGGATAGCACCACCACTCGCGTCTATGGGGGATTGGGACTGGGACTTGCGATCGCATATCACCTAGTCGAACTGCATGGTGGCAAGATCTGTGCCGATAGCCAGGGCGAGGGGCAAGGCTCAACCTTCACCGTTCGCCTGCCCCTTGCCCTGACGCCAAATTCTCTGCAGCCAGCTGAGGCTGGACCTTGTGCTCCCCAAACTGATTTACCGGGGGTGCTTCCCTCCCTGGCGCATACTCAGGTGCTATTGGTTGAAGATCATGACGATAATCGAGACTTTATTGCAACGGTTTTAGAAGGGGCGGGGGCGCAGGTCATGGCAGCCGCCTCAGTCAAGGAGGCGCTTCAGTGTTTGGAGCAGTCTATCCCCGATGTCTTGATTAGCGATATTAGCTTGCCGGATGCCGATGGCTATGGGCTAATTGGTCAAGTCAAAGTGCTTGAGGCTGAGCGCCAGGTGAGCATTCCTGCGATCGCACTATCAGCTCATAGCCGACAAGAGGATCGGCTACAGGCTTTAGCAGCAGGATTTTTGCTATACATTACAAAACCCGTTGAGCCCGATACTTTAGTGGCTGTCGTCGCTCAGGTCAGTGGCGCGACAGCCCCAGAAAAGGGCTCAGTGCTGCCCTTGTAA